The region CACTGGTGGTCCCCGGTCACCTCGGCGAAGCGGTTGATCATGTCCTGCGTCACCTCGACCGGCTCGCTCCAGGCGCCGAAGGTGTCGCTGACCTTGCCCTTGAGCCTCTCGATGTCGTCGAAGCGGATATCTTCCACGATGGGTCCTCCCGGCTGAGCGTCCCGGCCGGCGGGCCGGGCCCGTCCTTCCTACCCGCCCGGGCGGGCGAACGGAAGGGCCGCCCTGGCGCGTGGCGGCGGTCTCGGCTAGCGTGAAGGCCGTGATGGCGCGTGACACCGGATCCGCATGGTCCGGGAGGAGCCGGGCGATCGACGTGCTCTTCCACCTCCCCAACCTGATCCGCCTCTACTGGCGGCTGCTGCGTGACCCGCGCGTGTCCGTCTGGCCGAAGGCGATGCTGGTGGGCGCGCTCGCCTACGTGGCGCTCCCCTTCGACTTGATCCCCGACGTCATTCCCTTCCTGGGCGAGATCGACGACCTGGTGATCGTGATCGTGGCGGCGCGCTGGTTCATGCAGTGGTGCCCACCCGAGGTCGTGCGCGAGCACGCGCAGGCGATCGACGCGCGGCGGTCCTGACCCGTGGCGGCCCGCGCTGTCGCGCTCGTCGTCACCGCGGCGGCGGTGCTGGCCGTGCGCGGCGCGGGGGTCGCGGGTGTCCGCCTCGAGTGCACGGCCGCGAGCCGCAGCGGCGCGCCGCCCACGCTCGACGTGCTCGCGGTCAACGCCGGGGACCAGCCGGCCCGCGACGTCCGGCCGGAGGTCGTCTACCAGCGCAAGACCTACTCGGGCGAGACCGCGGCGCTCGACCCGGGTGCGCGC is a window of Deltaproteobacteria bacterium DNA encoding:
- a CDS encoding DUF1232 domain-containing protein, which encodes MARDTGSAWSGRSRAIDVLFHLPNLIRLYWRLLRDPRVSVWPKAMLVGALAYVALPFDLIPDVIPFLGEIDDLVIVIVAARWFMQWCPPEVVREHAQAIDARRS